The genomic window CGTGCGTCCGTGGCACGTGTCACACCGCGTTGCACCATCGCAGTGCGTCTTCCCCCTTCTGTGTTgcccccccttttttttgccgcTAACGTGCCAAACTCAGCCATTCGCTTTCTCTGGTGTGGCGTACGTGGGTGACATCGTAAAGCAAcgctccccttcccccccaAACACGAAGCTCAAGACTTGGGTATCAGTGACCAGGGCGatcggtggcgccgcgcgcTTCTTTGCGTGTTTCTCTCCGCGCCAGTGTCAAAGGTATCCAGGGCGAAAAGGAGCGGGTGAGTGGGATAGGGGCAGGACGGAGGAGGTTATCTCTGTGGCACGCCTGCTGCCTCCATCCCAGTGACGAACATGATATCCTGTgtgcctcgccctcccccctcttcacGGCTCTGCGCGCACCGCGTGTGCACCGCATCCTTTGCTGctcttgcccccccccccctcctacCCCTCCACCTCGTATGCCGCGGATTCCTCTCTCGTGTATCCTTttctactgctgctgccgctgccatccCCATCCCCGTCGATGGATGTGTGCACCCGCTTACACATGTCTGCGGTGATTCTTGTCCTCATGGTCGATTTGAAATTAGCCGCGAAGTACCACAGCTTGCTATGATCTCTAGGTATGTGttgacgtgtgtgtgtatgtcgaCGAGCCACATCAACACCCTCCTCCAAGAGGAGTACCATTGCCTCACGGATATCACATGAAGCCACTTCCACCGCCACGTGCTGCCTTTCCTCCCACCCGCTCACCCCCTTCCACCTCGTCGTGCACACCTAGTTACAGACGCGACTGGTTCGCTTAGCCAAGAGAACACCGAGAACGAAGAAACAACGAGAAAACCGAAGGGAGAACGGCAGACAAAGACGTGCACTTGATattcgcccctcccctcccctctgcccgcccacccgcctGCCCCTGCCCGGTCTTTACGCGCCCGGTctgcgctcttctcctcgAAAGCGAACACAAaaacaacgagagagagaaacgagggagagacacATGCAACATCTACAACCACAACAGGGTGACGCATAGCATGATGTGCGTGAGGGTGCGTAGCACTCGTCGTGGTGGGGCTCATCCCTCcccctgtgcgtgtgtgtgtgtgtgtgtgtgggtaggcgtgtgcgcatTGTGTCGGGGGTTTCTCACGCTCCTCTCTCGTCTCGCCCGCCTCACTTCCTCTTGTGTTTCCGTCATTCCACccacgcccccctctcctcctctcccaccctctctcccccatcaTCGTCTATGTATGCATCCATCGTTCGTATCGAAAGAaaagcgcgcacgcacagacgcacgcgcacacctctctctctcacacacatacacacgcactccTGACACTCTCCTCGTCATCAGTCATCTCTCTCACTCACTCCCTTTTATTATTATtaccccccctcccaccctccgTCTTTCGCGTTAGCCCAGCCATGTTTCGTCGGGTGTCGACGCGCGTGTTGCCCACTGCGTGCAGTGCGGCCCACAACTTGAACCTCCGTTTCTGCCTCAGCATCAACGTACCCACAATCGCCGAGTCCATCAGTACGGGTAAGGTTGTGAACTGGACGAAGAAggtcggcgacgccgtcgccgaggacgaaGTGATTTGCCAGATCGAGTCTGACAAGCTCAACGtcgacgtgcgtgcgccggcGAACGGCGTCATTACGAAGATCAATTTCGAGGAGGGCGCTGATGTCGAGGTCGGCGCGCAACTGTCCACAATGAAGGAGGGccctgcgccagcggcggctgcaccgaAGGCTGCGGAAGTCAAGTTGGACGCACCCAAGGCGGAGCCGCCGAAGGCGGCCGCCCCAGCTGCTTCGGCGCCGGCCGCTCCTGCCGCacctgcggcggccgccaagCCCGCGATGCACACCATAGCCGGCGCTGACCCGCGCACAAAGAGCGTCCGCATCTCCTCgatgcgccgccgcatcgccgacCGCCTCAAGGCCAGCCAGAACACGTGCGCCATGCTGACCACCTTCAATGAGATCGACATGACTCCGCTGTTCCAGCTGCGCGACAAGTACAAGGACGAGTTCCACAAGCGCCATGACGTGAAGCTGGGACTGATGTCGCCCTTCGTGAAGGCGAGCGCGATTGCGCTCAAGGACGTGCCAATCGTGAACGCATCCTTTGGCAAGGACACTATTGACTACCACGAGTTCGTAGATATCGCGATCGCcgtggcgacgccgcgcggcCTTGTTGTGCCCGTAATCCGTGATGTGCAGAACATGAACTTGGCAAACATCGAGACCGCCATCGCCGACTacgccgcgcgtgcgcgcatcaACAAGCTGACCATGGCGGAGATGACTGGAGGCACCTTCACCATCTCCAACGGCGGCGTCTTCGGGTCTTGGATGGGCACGCCGATCATCAACCCGCCGCATAGCGCCATCCTTGGCATGCACGCCATCAAGAAGAAGCCGTGGGTGGTGGGTAACGAGATCAAGATCCGCGACATCATGGCGGTCGCTCTGACCTACGACCACCGCCTTATCGACGGTAGCGACGCGGTGACCTTCCTCGTGAAGGTGAAGAATCTGATCGAGGACCCGGCGCGTATGGTGCTGGACCTCTCGTAGGCGCCGCAGACCTGccgggtgcgcgtgtggagagcgagaggcggcggcatcgatgGTGGTGGAGATAGGCAAGAgggcagagagaaggggagggggtaggaTAAGCCGCACCACTTTCTCTAGAGGTTTTCCGCTCCTTTTCTCCCTGTCGGCGTTCTGCCCGCTTCACTCGGCAGcctctccgccctccgcctGCCCGCAAGTCTgaaacacgcgcgcacacacccttTTCCTTACCTCTCTTCTAGTACCTATCCCGTGTATGTATACGTCTGTCTGTATGTATGCAACGATGCTCGTATGTGTCGCTCTGGGCTCATTggtagtgtgtgtgtgtgtgtgtgtgtgtctccccTTTCCTCTTGCCTGTCCGCTTGTTAATGACTCCGCCCTTCTTTCTGTGGCGGCTGAAAACATGTTTCTCTTCTTGTTTCGgtgtctccctccctccctctctcctgcctgcctgcctgtgtgtgtgtgtgtgtgtgtgagtgtcCGTGCCTGCCCCCTTTCactcttccctctctttaAGTTTTGTTTCACTTCTGTGGGCTCTTTATTTCATTAACTTTCTTTCGCCGACTCGCTGTGTTGGttcgtgtctgtgtctgtgtgctaTGGGGGCGAGGATGGGTGCGCACGTTGTTGCGCATGATAACAGGCGCTCTCGTCTTCTCATCGCATTCCATCTCGTGATGGCCGTCACGCATCTTTCTCCCCACCTTGCCTGTCCCTCGCTGTATTCTTGTCGCTGTCGTGCTTGCTCGTGCGCCTGTGGAATCtgcagggggagggcaaggaGGACGGGGGCTCGACAAcgtgcgctcctcctcgtcctaGACACACGTgccccgtctctctctctctctctccatcggTTGCTGCTCATGCGGTTTCCTTTGCGCATGCAGTGCTGGGTGTATTTCTTTTTCAGTTTCCACAGAGACGCAGGATGGAGAGGCAGCGCAACGTATCTGCGTGCTCGTATGCTTAGAGTATGCTTCTGCGTCGTGGAGCACGCAAGACAGTGCACgaggcaggggggggggaatgcGGATTCAGTAGACGAAGTTGCGCGTATGtatgggggagggaggggagggcatGGTCTGATCGCTGAGGATGGCACGTTGTGCTTGGGGTACAAGCACACAGCCGAAAGCGAGGAGGGAATACGCAACTAAAAACggagaacacacacacacacacacacacacctatgCGAGCCGTGCTCTTCTTTATTGAACTAAAgcaacccccctccccacagacacacgcgacAAGGGAGCATGTTGTAAAGGTTGCGCAGCGGGAGAGGGTGGCGTGGTGtggtgtggggtggggtggagtgggggaggagggagggggtccCGAGGGGACAAAGGAAACGCTTCTAAGAACGAACGACAGGGAAAAAACGTTGCGACCGgccgctcttctcttcccGCGCCCCTCGTTGTGTCTCTCTGACACGCTCGAAGACGgcgaagccgccgccgagaagaggaggccgagaggaGGCAAAGATGGAGGAGGCAGGGAACGAGAAGGCCTACGAGAAGGGTCGTGTCTGCATGTCTTCGTGCtgtgctgtttttttttgcttaTTGCTGGTGTATGGTTGTagttgcgcgcgtgtgtgtatgcaaCTGTGTATGTAGGAGTCTGTATGTGCCTCTTGTCCTTCACCCCTTTGCCCgccttcttccctcttttctctttcgaGGTGTCAAGtccgccctcgccctcgtGCGTGCCCGCCTCTTTTCAGTtgtccccctttttttgGCCTTCATGCCTGTGTCGCGCGCGTGGGAGTGTGCGTGTCGCAAGtacgcgtctctctctctgtgtattCGTTCTatgcgcctctgccgccctgTTTGCCCTCTCTCGATCGCGGTCGTTCCACCTTGTTAGTGCGTTTCCCGAAGGCCATGAGGCACATCGTCTCCCCTACCgactgcacacacgcacacgcgcgccttcacagagaggggggggggagagagagagacgtatGAACGTACCTGAGACGGTCTCACCACCGTCATCGCCATCCCCCGCGACTGCCCATTTTGTTTTGCATACGTACCCTTACCGTCTACCGCGACCAACCCCAGGATGTCGGAGATGAGCAGAACACGCGACACCATCAGaatgcccccctccctcccccccatcTCCGGCTGGGCGCGTTTATTGTTGTGATCCTTATCTCATCGTTGACCCAGGCCGTTTCTTTCCCAGCCGGCATCTGTCTATATCTTTTTCTCATGGACATAACCAAAGTGGTCATATGGGATCTTAACTTAAAGGAATGGTCACACCATCGACAAGGGAAGAGGTGGgaaagagacacacacacacacacacacacacacacacacatgcacacaacaACAGAGGGATGCACTTGAGGCTGCTCAGCGCAGCATCACAAGAGAAgaggtgcgccgcacagGTGTGCTGatacgcacgcgcatacaGGGGAAATGTCTTTGTGTTGAGGCTGCAGTAAAGGCGCCAACGAAGGGGCTAAGGGCACTGCATCACGTTGGATATCTCTCTACGCGCCATGatgcaccctccccccccccctccacccttTTTCCAGCCAGCACCGCTATTCATGCTActggcactgctgctcttgcatcgacggcgacgaccgTGCAGGGTGTTGGCGTGAGCGctttacccccccccctcccccacacacccgcagATCCCTTTCTGCGCCGTCtcttgcttctctctgcttttCGACGTGTCACGCTCGCTGCACCACTCTGCCTCATCTCTTCTCTATATATGTGCCCTCCTTTTTGCGTCGACAtcctttccccctttttctcctGTGACATCGCCACGATGTCTATCGCAGCTGCGTAGTAGCAACAGTTCGCAACTCCCCGATCAGCGCTCCCCTCCCATTACCGCATACAGCATACCTCTCTATCTAACCCGTCGTGCCTTTTCCTTCATCTGAGGCACACGCGCCCGTCAAAATGGGCCGCGATGAGGAACATGTTCGCGTGCTGTCGAagcaggagctgctcgccacgCACATCAAGGAGCTCAACGAGAGCTACTCGGTGAAACCGCATCTTGAGTACACGACGATTCGTGCCGTCAACGGTCCCCTCGTCATCCTGGAGGATGTGCGCAAGCCGACCTTCGCCGAGATCGTCAACATCGAGCTGGCCGACGGCACCGCGCGTCGTGGCCAGGTGCTCGAGGTGGATGGCACCAAGGCCGTCGTGCAGGTCTTCGAGGGCACCTCCGGTATCGATGTCGTGCGCTCCAAGTGCGAGTTTACCGGCAAGGTTATGGAGCTCGGCGTAAGCGAGGACATGCTGGGCCGCATCTTCAACGGTTCCGGCATCCCGATCGATAACGGCCcaccggtgctgccggaGCAGTTCCGCAGTATCGAGGGTATTCCAATCAAcccgcgtgcgcgtgtctacCCGGAGGAGATGATCCAGACGGGTATCTCGTCCATCGACGTCATGACCTCCATCTCGCGCGGCCAGAAGATTCCGCTCTTCTCCGGCG from Leishmania major strain Friedlin complete genome, chromosome 28 includes these protein-coding regions:
- a CDS encoding putative 2-oxoglutarate dehydrogenase,E2 component, dihydrolipoamide succinyltransferase, with protein sequence MFRRVSTRVLPTACSAAHNLNLRFCLSINVPTIAESISTGKVVNWTKKVGDAVAEDEVICQIESDKLNVDVRAPANGVITKINFEEGADVEVGAQLSTMKEGPAPAAAAPKAAEVKLDAPKAEPPKAAAPAASAPAAPAAPAAAAKPAMHTIAGADPRTKSVRISSMRRRIADRLKASQNTCAMLTTFNEIDMTPLFQLRDKYKDEFHKRHDVKLGLMSPFVKASAIALKDVPIVNASFGKDTIDYHEFVDIAIAVATPRGLVVPVIRDVQNMNLANIETAIADYAARARINKLTMAEMTGGTFTISNGGVFGSWMGTPIINPPHSAILGMHAIKKKPWVVGNEIKIRDIMAVALTYDHRLIDGSDAVTFLVKVKNLIEDPARMVLDLS